In Salinibacterium sp. dk2585, a single window of DNA contains:
- the ribB gene encoding 3,4-dihydroxy-2-butanone-4-phosphate synthase: MSLAEIPAAIAELRAGKPIIVVDDEGRENEGDVIISAQLASREWIGWMVRHTSGYICAPMTRQIADRLDLPAMVVDNEDPRGTAYTISVDAAEGITTGISASDRTTTLRALADPASTPASVIRPGHILPLRAVDGGVRERAGHTEATVDLMRLAGLEPVGAIAEIVEDSGEMMRLPGLIALGQEHGLVVITIEELSNYLDALDDNTAAPLGAAIPQTSRVVFAVETRLPTVLGEFTVRAYRDRMSGADHVAIISGEPKDGCLIRVHSECLTGEVFGSLKCECGPQLESALAQIREDGGVVIYMRGHEGRGIGLINKLKAYQLQDAGLDTLDANLALGLPADGRDYGAAVAILEDLGLGSVRVITNNPDKVKQLTDRGIVVTEQVPIVVGLDPLNEGYLQTKRDRMGHLLPEHIDVNGADPVEMARQSQKEQAL, translated from the coding sequence ATGAGCCTCGCCGAAATCCCCGCCGCGATCGCGGAGCTCCGCGCTGGCAAGCCCATCATCGTCGTCGACGACGAGGGCCGCGAGAATGAGGGCGACGTCATTATCTCGGCCCAGCTCGCGAGCCGCGAGTGGATCGGGTGGATGGTGCGCCACACCTCCGGCTACATCTGCGCCCCCATGACGCGTCAGATCGCCGACCGGCTCGACCTTCCCGCCATGGTTGTGGACAACGAGGACCCGCGCGGCACCGCCTACACGATCTCGGTCGATGCGGCCGAGGGGATCACGACCGGCATCAGCGCCTCCGATCGCACGACGACGTTGCGGGCGCTTGCTGACCCTGCCTCGACGCCCGCGAGCGTCATCCGGCCGGGGCACATCCTGCCGCTGCGCGCCGTGGATGGTGGCGTGCGCGAGCGCGCGGGCCACACCGAGGCGACGGTCGACCTGATGCGCCTCGCGGGCCTCGAGCCGGTCGGCGCGATCGCCGAGATCGTCGAGGACTCGGGCGAGATGATGCGCCTGCCCGGCCTCATCGCGCTGGGTCAGGAACACGGCCTCGTCGTCATCACGATCGAGGAGCTCAGCAACTACCTGGATGCCCTCGATGACAACACGGCGGCACCGCTCGGCGCGGCGATCCCGCAGACCTCGCGGGTCGTGTTCGCGGTCGAGACGCGACTGCCGACCGTGCTCGGGGAGTTCACGGTGCGTGCCTACCGCGACCGCATGAGCGGTGCCGATCACGTCGCGATCATCTCCGGCGAGCCGAAGGACGGATGCCTCATCCGTGTGCACTCGGAGTGCCTGACCGGTGAGGTCTTCGGCTCGCTGAAGTGCGAGTGCGGCCCGCAGCTGGAATCGGCGCTCGCCCAGATCCGTGAGGACGGCGGGGTCGTCATCTACATGCGCGGCCACGAGGGCCGCGGCATCGGGCTCATCAACAAGCTGAAGGCCTACCAGCTGCAGGATGCGGGCCTCGACACGCTTGACGCCAACCTTGCCCTCGGCCTGCCTGCTGACGGACGCGACTACGGCGCCGCGGTCGCGATCCTCGAGGACCTGGGCCTCGGCTCGGTGCGCGTCATCACGAACAACCCCGACAAGGTCAAGCAGCTGACCGACCGCGGCATCGTCGTGACGGAGCAGGTGCCCATCGTCGTCGGCCTCGACCCACTCAACGAGGGCTACCTCCAGACGAAGCGCGACCGCATGGGGCACCTCCTGCCCGAACACATCGATGTGAACGGGGCCGACCCCGTCGAGATGGCTCGCCAGAGCCAGAAGGAGCAGGCACTGTGA
- a CDS encoding riboflavin synthase has product MFTGIIEEQGEVMAWEPSTDAARITVRAPKCVSDAGHGDSIAVSGVCLTVVDQGEDWFTADVMAQTIAMSTLTNPRPGERVNLERAAPVHGRLGGHIVQGHIDGTSELLDVTPGDAWRVLRFSLSPELAPLVVDKGSIAVDGVSLTVSAVGDDWFEVSLIPETLSATTLGMRAVGDRVNIETDILARHVQRMLRLQSPASAGTTERSEP; this is encoded by the coding sequence ATGTTCACGGGAATCATCGAGGAACAGGGCGAGGTCATGGCCTGGGAGCCATCAACGGATGCTGCGCGCATCACGGTGCGCGCACCGAAGTGCGTCTCGGATGCCGGCCACGGTGACTCGATCGCGGTCAGCGGCGTGTGCCTCACGGTCGTCGACCAGGGCGAGGACTGGTTCACCGCCGACGTCATGGCCCAGACGATCGCCATGAGCACCCTCACGAACCCGCGCCCCGGCGAACGCGTCAACCTCGAGCGGGCGGCACCGGTGCACGGACGCCTCGGTGGCCACATCGTGCAGGGCCACATCGATGGCACGAGCGAGTTGCTCGACGTGACCCCCGGCGACGCCTGGCGAGTACTGCGCTTCTCCCTCTCCCCCGAACTCGCGCCCCTCGTGGTCGACAAGGGCTCGATCGCGGTCGACGGTGTCTCGCTGACGGTCTCCGCGGTGGGCGACGACTGGTTCGAGGTGTCCCTGATTCCCGAGACGCTGAGCGCCACGACGCTCGGGATGCGCGCGGTGGGCGACCGCGTGAACATCGAGACCGACATCCTCGCCCGTCATGTGCAGCGGATGCTGCGACTGCAGTCCCCCGCGAGTGCGGGCACCACCGAGAGGAGCGAGCCATGA
- the ribD gene encoding bifunctional diaminohydroxyphosphoribosylaminopyrimidine deaminase/5-amino-6-(5-phosphoribosylamino)uracil reductase RibD, translating to MSETGHETEARDAHALEQAMRHAISLAERGPGWGINPQVGCVLLDAAGNRVSEGWHRGAGTPHAEVDALSRLGADVPSGLTAVVTLEPCNHTGMTGPCVAALISAGVSRVVYAVADPGAESGGGATTLRDAGVEVVGGVLADEVQELMHPWLTAVRRQRPWVTLKWASTLDGRVAASDGTSQWITGAAARQRVHEQRAASDAIAVGTGTVLADDPSLTARGEAGEFMEHQPIPVVIGETLVPRSSRVLHHPQAAIVTASRDLDAVLADLYGRGIRRLYVEGGPTLASAFIAQGLVDEYSIYLGAQLLGAGRTAVGDIGVSTIGEARRLEIRGVEVLGGDVLLTARPAGGAVRSRHEASVGGELDEQYERGDD from the coding sequence ATGAGCGAAACAGGGCACGAGACCGAAGCGCGGGATGCGCACGCGCTTGAGCAGGCCATGCGACACGCGATCTCGCTGGCCGAGCGCGGCCCGGGGTGGGGCATCAATCCGCAGGTCGGATGCGTGTTGCTCGATGCAGCAGGCAACCGGGTGTCGGAAGGATGGCACCGGGGCGCGGGTACTCCGCACGCGGAGGTCGATGCCCTCTCCAGGCTGGGCGCCGATGTCCCGTCCGGCCTCACCGCCGTCGTCACCCTTGAGCCCTGCAACCACACGGGCATGACCGGACCCTGCGTCGCGGCCCTCATCTCCGCCGGCGTGTCGCGCGTCGTCTACGCGGTCGCGGACCCCGGCGCCGAGTCCGGCGGCGGTGCGACGACGCTGCGCGACGCGGGCGTCGAGGTGGTGGGGGGCGTGCTTGCCGACGAGGTGCAGGAGCTGATGCATCCGTGGCTCACGGCGGTGCGCCGACAGCGCCCCTGGGTCACGCTCAAGTGGGCCTCAACCCTCGATGGGCGCGTGGCGGCCTCCGACGGAACGAGCCAGTGGATCACGGGCGCCGCCGCCCGACAGCGGGTGCACGAGCAGCGGGCCGCAAGCGACGCCATCGCCGTCGGCACCGGCACCGTGCTCGCCGATGACCCCTCCCTCACCGCCCGCGGCGAAGCGGGCGAGTTCATGGAGCACCAGCCGATCCCCGTCGTGATCGGTGAAACCCTCGTGCCGCGCTCCTCGCGCGTGCTCCACCACCCGCAGGCTGCGATCGTCACGGCGAGCCGCGACCTCGATGCGGTGCTGGCCGATCTCTATGGCCGCGGCATCCGTCGCCTCTATGTCGAGGGCGGTCCGACGCTCGCGAGCGCATTCATCGCGCAAGGGCTCGTCGACGAGTATTCGATCTACCTCGGCGCGCAGCTGCTGGGCGCCGGCCGAACCGCCGTGGGTGACATCGGCGTCAGCACGATCGGCGAGGCGCGGCGGCTCGAGATCCGTGGGGTTGAGGTGCTTGGCGGGGACGTGCTGCTGACGGCTCGGCCGGCGGGCGGCGCAGTCCGCTCACGCCACGAGGCGAGCGTCGGCGGCGAGCTCGACGAGCAATACGAACGAGGAGATGACTGA